In a genomic window of Streptomyces sp. SJL17-4:
- the kdpF gene encoding K(+)-transporting ATPase subunit F, giving the protein MSAENIVGLLVAAALLGYLVLALVKPERF; this is encoded by the coding sequence GTGAGTGCCGAGAACATCGTCGGTCTGCTGGTGGCCGCCGCTCTCCTGGGCTACCTCGTCCTCGCCCTCGTCAAGCCCGAGAGGTTCTGA
- the kdpA gene encoding potassium-transporting ATPase subunit KdpA, whose translation MSPVLAGVLQLLALIVALGLSYRPLGDYMARVYSSEKHLKPEKWIYKAIGANPTVEMRWPAYLRGVLAFSAVSVLFLYLLQRVQGSLPGSLGFVSIDPDQAFNTAASFVANTNWQSYYGEQAMGHVVQTGGLAVQNFVSAAVGIAVAVALVRGFALPRALGSARAGGTPIRTGELGNFWADLVRGVVRILLPISVVGALVLVACGAIQNFSGIHEVGQFMGGTQQWNGGAVASQEVIKELGTNGGGYFNANSAHPFENPNGLSNLFEIYLILVIPFALTRTFGRMVGSLRQGYAILGTMAAIWLGFTALMMWTEFAHHGPAFDIAGGAMEGKETRFGIGGSSIFAVATTLTSTGAVNSFHSSYTGFGGGITMLGMQLGEIAPGGVGSGLYGMLIMAIIAVFIAGLMVGRTPEYLGRKIGTREITFAACYILITPALVLGFTAVAMALDTPSHSMTNSGAHGFSEILYAYTSGANNNGSAFAGLNADTQWFNSTIGIAMLLGRFLPMVFVLALAGSLAEQTPVPETAGTLRTEKPLFTGLLVGTILIITGLTYFPALALGPLAEGLAA comes from the coding sequence ATGAGTCCCGTTCTTGCTGGGGTCCTCCAGCTTCTGGCGTTGATCGTCGCACTGGGTCTGTCGTACAGGCCGTTGGGCGACTACATGGCGCGCGTCTACTCCTCGGAGAAGCACCTCAAGCCCGAGAAGTGGATCTACAAGGCGATCGGTGCGAATCCGACGGTCGAGATGCGCTGGCCCGCGTACCTGCGCGGTGTCCTCGCCTTCTCCGCGGTGAGCGTCCTGTTCCTCTATCTGCTCCAGCGGGTGCAGGGCTCGCTGCCCGGCTCGCTCGGCTTCGTGTCGATCGACCCGGACCAGGCGTTCAACACGGCCGCCTCCTTCGTCGCGAACACCAACTGGCAGTCGTACTACGGCGAGCAGGCCATGGGCCACGTTGTGCAGACCGGCGGCCTCGCGGTGCAGAACTTCGTGTCGGCGGCGGTGGGCATCGCGGTCGCGGTCGCGCTGGTGCGCGGCTTCGCCCTCCCCCGAGCTCTCGGCTCCGCTCGAGCAGGGGGGACCCCCATCCGTACCGGTGAGCTGGGCAACTTCTGGGCCGACCTGGTCCGGGGTGTCGTACGGATCCTGCTGCCGATCTCCGTCGTGGGCGCACTCGTCCTCGTCGCCTGTGGCGCGATCCAGAACTTCTCGGGCATCCACGAGGTCGGTCAGTTCATGGGCGGCACGCAGCAGTGGAACGGCGGGGCCGTGGCCTCGCAGGAGGTCATCAAGGAGCTGGGCACGAACGGCGGCGGTTACTTCAACGCCAACTCCGCCCACCCCTTCGAGAACCCCAACGGTCTTTCCAACCTCTTCGAGATCTACCTGATCCTGGTCATCCCCTTCGCGCTGACGCGGACCTTCGGCCGCATGGTCGGCTCGCTCCGGCAGGGGTACGCGATCCTCGGCACGATGGCCGCGATCTGGCTCGGCTTCACGGCGCTGATGATGTGGACCGAGTTCGCCCACCACGGTCCCGCCTTCGACATCGCCGGTGGTGCGATGGAGGGCAAGGAGACCCGGTTCGGCATCGGCGGTTCGTCGATCTTCGCGGTCGCCACCACGCTGACCTCGACGGGAGCGGTGAACTCCTTCCACTCCTCGTACACGGGGTTCGGCGGCGGGATCACGATGCTGGGCATGCAGCTGGGTGAGATCGCGCCCGGCGGTGTCGGCTCCGGCCTCTACGGCATGCTGATCATGGCGATCATCGCGGTGTTCATCGCCGGCCTGATGGTCGGCCGGACCCCGGAGTACCTGGGCAGGAAGATCGGCACCCGCGAGATCACGTTCGCGGCCTGCTACATCCTGATCACCCCCGCGCTCGTCCTCGGCTTCACGGCGGTCGCCATGGCCCTGGACACACCGTCGCACTCGATGACGAACTCCGGCGCGCACGGGTTCTCCGAGATCCTCTACGCCTACACCTCGGGCGCGAACAACAACGGTTCGGCCTTCGCGGGTCTGAACGCGGACACCCAGTGGTTCAACTCGACGATCGGCATCGCGATGCTGCTCGGCCGCTTCCTGCCCATGGTGTTCGTCCTCGCGCTGGCCGGTTCGCTGGCCGAGCAGACGCCCGTGCCGGAGACGGCGGGCACCCTGCGGACCGAGAAGCCGCTGTTCACCGGCCTGCTGGTCGGCACGATCCTCATCATCACCGGTCTCACCTACTTCCCGGCGCTCGCGCTGGGACCGCTCGCCGAAGGGCTCGCAGCATGA
- the kdpB gene encoding potassium-transporting ATPase subunit KdpB, with protein sequence MSTITPPRAPHPEVPTGHKPEGGRVGGGLFDPKQLITSFPDAIRKLDPRVMIKSPVMFVVLIGSVVTTVLAVKNPSDRFGWAITAWLWLTTLFANLAEAVAEGRGKAQADTLRKAKTDTVARRLTKTGEEQVPGTELRVGDLVVCEAGDVIPGDGDVVEGVASVDESAITGESAPVIRESGGDRCAVTGGTKVLSDRIVVKITTKPGETFIDRMINLVEGAARQKTPNEIALNILLASLTIVFLLAVVTLKPFAIYAGADKQTSMIVLTALLVCLIPTTIGALLSAIGIAGMDRLVQRNVLAMSGRAVEAAGDVSTLLLDKTGTITLGNRQASEFAPVTGTTEAELADAAQLSSLADETPEGRSIVVLAKERYRLRERHQGELAGAEWIEFTAQTRMSGVDVDGRKVRKGATGSVVAWVKERGGSVSEDAQALTDRISQAGGTPLLVALEDDEGARVLGVIHLKDVVKEGMRERFDELRRMGIRTVMITGDNPLTAKAIAEEAGVDDFLAEATPEDKMALIKREQAGGKLVAMTGDGTNDAPALAQADVGVAMNTGTSAAKEAGNMVDLDSNPTKLIEIVEIGKQLLITRGALTTFSIANDVAKYFAIIPAMFAVAYPSLDELNIMGLASPESAILSAVIFNALIIIALVPLALKGVRYRPSSADSMLRRNLGIYGLGGLIAPFVGIKLIDLLLTLIPGIG encoded by the coding sequence ATGAGCACCATCACTCCTCCCCGGGCACCGCACCCGGAGGTACCCACGGGGCACAAGCCCGAGGGCGGGCGGGTCGGCGGCGGTCTCTTCGACCCCAAGCAGCTGATCACGTCCTTCCCCGACGCGATCAGGAAGCTCGACCCGCGCGTGATGATCAAGTCGCCCGTCATGTTCGTGGTGCTGATCGGCTCGGTCGTCACCACCGTCCTGGCGGTCAAGAACCCGTCGGACCGGTTCGGCTGGGCGATCACCGCCTGGCTCTGGCTGACCACCCTCTTCGCCAACCTGGCCGAAGCGGTCGCCGAGGGCCGCGGCAAGGCGCAGGCGGACACCCTGCGCAAGGCCAAGACCGACACGGTCGCCCGCCGTCTGACGAAGACGGGCGAGGAGCAGGTGCCCGGCACGGAGCTGCGCGTCGGCGACCTGGTGGTCTGCGAGGCCGGCGACGTCATCCCCGGCGACGGTGACGTCGTCGAGGGCGTCGCGAGCGTCGACGAGTCGGCGATCACGGGCGAGTCGGCCCCGGTCATCCGCGAATCCGGCGGCGACCGGTGTGCCGTCACGGGCGGCACGAAGGTGCTGTCCGACCGGATCGTCGTGAAGATCACGACGAAGCCCGGCGAGACCTTCATCGACCGCATGATCAACCTGGTCGAGGGCGCGGCACGGCAGAAGACGCCGAACGAGATCGCGCTCAACATCCTGCTCGCCTCGCTGACGATCGTCTTCCTGCTCGCGGTCGTGACGCTGAAGCCGTTCGCGATCTACGCGGGCGCCGACAAGCAGACCTCGATGATCGTCCTGACCGCGCTGCTCGTGTGTCTGATCCCGACGACGATCGGCGCGCTGCTCTCCGCGATCGGCATCGCGGGCATGGACCGGCTCGTGCAGCGCAACGTCCTCGCCATGTCGGGCCGTGCGGTGGAGGCCGCCGGTGACGTGTCGACGCTGCTGCTCGACAAGACGGGCACGATCACCCTCGGCAACCGGCAGGCCTCGGAGTTCGCCCCCGTGACCGGGACGACGGAGGCCGAACTGGCCGACGCCGCCCAGCTGTCCTCGCTCGCCGACGAGACGCCCGAGGGCCGCTCGATCGTGGTCCTGGCGAAGGAGAGGTACCGGCTGCGCGAGCGCCACCAGGGCGAACTGGCCGGCGCCGAGTGGATCGAGTTCACCGCCCAGACCCGCATGTCGGGTGTGGACGTGGACGGCAGGAAGGTGCGCAAGGGCGCGACCGGTTCGGTCGTGGCATGGGTGAAGGAGCGGGGCGGCAGTGTCTCCGAGGACGCGCAGGCGCTCACGGACCGGATTTCCCAGGCTGGTGGCACGCCGCTGCTTGTGGCTCTGGAGGACGACGAGGGCGCGCGCGTTCTCGGCGTCATCCACCTGAAGGACGTCGTGAAGGAGGGCATGCGGGAGCGGTTCGACGAACTGCGCCGCATGGGCATCCGTACGGTCATGATCACGGGCGACAACCCGCTGACCGCGAAGGCGATCGCCGAGGAGGCGGGCGTCGACGACTTCCTCGCCGAGGCCACCCCCGAGGACAAGATGGCCCTCATCAAGCGGGAGCAGGCGGGCGGAAAGCTGGTCGCGATGACCGGGGACGGCACGAACGACGCCCCCGCGCTCGCCCAGGCCGACGTCGGTGTCGCGATGAACACGGGCACGTCGGCCGCGAAGGAGGCCGGCAACATGGTCGACCTCGACTCCAACCCGACCAAGCTCATCGAGATCGTCGAGATCGGCAAGCAACTCCTCATCACCCGTGGCGCGTTGACGACCTTCTCGATCGCCAACGACGTGGCGAAGTACTTCGCGATCATCCCCGCGATGTTCGCCGTCGCCTACCCGTCGCTGGACGAGCTCAACATCATGGGCCTGGCCTCGCCCGAGTCCGCGATCCTCTCCGCGGTCATCTTCAACGCGCTGATCATCATCGCGCTGGTCCCGCTCGCCCTCAAGGGCGTCCGCTACCGGCCGTCCAGCGCGGACTCGATGCTCCGGCGGAACCTGGGGATCTACGGCCTGGGCGGCCTGATCGCCCCGTTCGTCGGCATCAAGCTCATCGACCTGCTCCTCACCCTCATCCCCGGAATCGGTTGA
- a CDS encoding potassium-transporting ATPase subunit C, whose product MNNSAANTGRVLWAGLRALLVLTVVCGVLYPLAVTGIAQVAFPGRANGSEVTDASGRVVGSELIGQTYLDGDAPDLRWFQPRPSNGLGSNSVNTQYKLILSGATNRSGDNADLVTWVTEAKAAVVKDNSVHGHAVKPSDVPADAVTSSGSGLDPHISPEYAKLQVHRVAEVNKLDVAAVDRLVADHTDGRILGFIGEPRVNVLQLNIALKELVAAKG is encoded by the coding sequence ATGAACAACTCAGCAGCGAACACCGGCCGTGTGCTGTGGGCGGGCCTGCGTGCCCTCCTCGTCCTCACCGTCGTGTGCGGTGTCCTCTACCCGCTGGCCGTCACCGGGATCGCCCAAGTGGCCTTCCCCGGCCGGGCGAACGGCTCCGAGGTCACCGACGCGAGCGGCAGGGTCGTCGGCTCGGAACTGATCGGCCAGACGTATCTCGACGGTGACGCCCCGGACCTGCGCTGGTTCCAGCCCCGTCCCTCCAACGGCCTGGGCTCCAACAGCGTCAACACCCAGTACAAGCTGATCCTCTCCGGCGCCACCAACCGCTCCGGCGACAATGCGGACCTCGTCACGTGGGTCACCGAGGCCAAGGCCGCCGTCGTCAAGGACAACTCGGTGCACGGCCACGCCGTGAAGCCCTCGGACGTGCCCGCCGACGCGGTCACCTCCTCCGGCTCCGGCCTGGACCCGCACATCTCCCCGGAGTACGCGAAGCTCCAGGTCCACCGGGTCGCGGAGGTGAACAAGCTGGACGTCGCAGCGGTCGACAGGCTGGTCGCCGACCACACCGACGGCCGCATCCTCGGCTTCATCGGCGAGCCCCGTGTCAACGTCCTCCAGCTCAACATCGCGCTGAAGGAGCTGGTGGCTGCGAAGGGTTGA
- a CDS encoding winged helix DNA-binding domain-containing protein: MVITARALNRSTLARQLLLHRVPIGVGDAVRQVVALQAQQPGSPYVALWNRVAGFDPALLDKAVEGYELVRSTLMRLTLHLVHAEDYRAFREGMEPTLRGSRLHDPRFKAAGFTADDADALLPALLAYAGEARSGAQMRERLEAARGGPVEAVVWRMMRQYAPLWHAPTGPPWSFGAAQSFVTASAPLPVLGDPEAATAGLAVLIRRYLEGFGPASVPDMAQFTLAPRGKVREAVRLLEGELEELAGPGGTVLYDVPGAVLPDEDVPAPPRLMAMWDSVLLAYADRGRVIPAEYRKHVIRVNGDTLPTLLVDGYVAGVWRPVEGGIEASAFHPLPARVWDGLAEEAEALDGFLAARDRRVYGRYDHWWVKGLPAVETRLLPGA, from the coding sequence ATGGTGATCACCGCGCGCGCCCTCAACCGCTCCACTCTCGCCCGGCAACTGCTGCTCCACCGGGTGCCGATCGGCGTCGGGGACGCCGTACGGCAGGTGGTGGCGCTGCAGGCGCAGCAACCGGGCTCGCCCTACGTGGCGTTGTGGAACCGCGTCGCCGGCTTCGATCCCGCGCTGCTCGACAAGGCCGTGGAGGGTTACGAGTTGGTCAGGTCGACCCTGATGCGGCTCACGCTGCACTTGGTGCACGCCGAGGACTACCGGGCCTTCCGGGAGGGCATGGAGCCGACGCTGCGCGGCTCGCGGCTCCACGACCCGCGGTTCAAGGCGGCGGGGTTCACGGCCGACGACGCCGACGCGCTGCTGCCCGCTCTCCTCGCATACGCCGGTGAGGCACGGTCCGGGGCCCAGATGCGGGAGCGTCTCGAAGCGGCGCGGGGCGGGCCGGTGGAGGCCGTGGTGTGGCGGATGATGCGGCAGTACGCGCCGCTGTGGCACGCGCCGACGGGGCCGCCGTGGTCGTTCGGGGCGGCGCAGTCGTTCGTGACGGCGAGCGCGCCGCTGCCGGTGCTCGGCGATCCGGAGGCGGCGACGGCGGGGCTGGCCGTCCTGATCCGGCGCTATCTGGAGGGCTTCGGGCCCGCGTCCGTACCCGACATGGCGCAGTTCACGCTGGCGCCGCGGGGGAAGGTGCGCGAGGCGGTACGGCTGCTCGAAGGCGAGCTCGAGGAGCTGGCGGGGCCGGGCGGCACGGTGCTGTACGACGTGCCCGGGGCGGTGCTGCCCGACGAGGACGTCCCCGCGCCTCCCCGGCTGATGGCGATGTGGGACAGCGTCCTGCTGGCCTACGCGGACCGTGGCCGCGTCATCCCGGCCGAGTACCGCAAGCACGTGATCCGGGTGAACGGCGACACCCTGCCGACGCTGCTCGTCGACGGGTACGTGGCCGGGGTGTGGCGCCCCGTCGAGGGAGGCATCGAGGCCTCGGCCTTCCACCCGCTGCCCGCCCGGGTCTGGGACGGACTCGCGGAGGAGGCCGAGGCGCTCGACGGCTTCCTCGCCGCCCGGGACCGCCGCGTCTACGGCCGCTACGACCACTGGTGGGTCAAGGGACTTCCCGCGGTCGAGACCCGGCTGCTCCCGGGGGCCTGA
- a CDS encoding esterase-like activity of phytase family protein gives MNPRLLRRPAVVVLPLSTALALTVVMGTAEAEPARHGSHARVVSTSTLPDIPLAAFSNGLLPGSVDDDRDVDLGGIGSDLYPAERRGEYWTVTDRGPNGQIAVGKDKRRTFPVPGFDPAIVKVRAVGDRIQVLKSIPLTTASGAPVTGLPNQPGRDETPYDYNATTPLAYNANGLDTEGLVRDRDGSFWLVDEYGPSLVHVSAKGRVLARHVPEGLGLTGADYPVVESLPSIFLKRKVNRGFEGLALLPDGDLVMALQSPLLNPDKSAGEDSRTTRLLRFSTRESRVTAEYAYRFDPVGVVEPGQTKTSELKISSIVALGGDRLLVQERTDKSSRVYEVRLRRGSDILGSPWDTTANPTLEELDDEAAVDAPVLAKRLVVDLNTVEGVPGKIEGIAVEGSSTLVLLNDNDFGMTDGPEAFDANGRLVDSDVDTTLVRVRLPHRLR, from the coding sequence ATGAATCCGCGCCTCCTGCGCCGACCCGCCGTCGTGGTTCTGCCGCTGTCCACCGCCCTCGCGCTGACGGTGGTCATGGGTACGGCCGAGGCGGAGCCCGCGCGGCACGGCTCCCACGCCCGGGTCGTCTCCACCTCGACCCTGCCCGACATCCCGCTGGCCGCCTTCAGCAACGGCCTGCTGCCCGGCAGCGTCGACGACGACCGGGACGTCGACCTGGGCGGCATCGGCAGCGACCTGTACCCGGCCGAGCGGCGCGGCGAGTACTGGACCGTCACCGACCGGGGCCCCAACGGCCAGATAGCGGTCGGCAAGGACAAGCGGCGCACGTTCCCGGTGCCCGGCTTCGACCCGGCGATCGTGAAGGTCCGCGCCGTCGGCGACCGGATCCAGGTGCTGAAGTCCATCCCGCTCACCACGGCCTCCGGCGCGCCCGTCACGGGCCTGCCCAACCAGCCGGGCCGCGACGAGACCCCGTACGACTACAACGCCACGACCCCGCTCGCGTACAACGCGAACGGCCTCGACACCGAGGGTCTCGTACGGGACCGGGACGGCAGCTTCTGGCTCGTGGACGAGTACGGCCCCTCGCTGGTGCACGTCTCCGCCAAGGGCCGGGTCCTCGCCCGCCACGTGCCCGAGGGCCTCGGCCTGACCGGCGCCGACTACCCGGTCGTCGAGTCGCTCCCGTCGATCTTCCTCAAGCGCAAGGTCAACCGCGGCTTCGAGGGCCTGGCGCTGCTCCCCGACGGCGACCTGGTGATGGCGCTGCAGAGCCCGCTGCTCAACCCCGACAAGTCCGCCGGCGAGGACTCCCGCACCACCCGGCTGCTGCGCTTCTCGACCCGTGAGAGCCGTGTCACGGCGGAGTACGCGTACCGCTTCGACCCGGTGGGCGTCGTGGAGCCCGGCCAGACGAAGACCTCGGAACTGAAGATCTCCTCGATCGTGGCGCTGGGCGGCGACCGCCTGCTCGTCCAGGAGCGTACGGACAAGTCCTCCCGTGTCTACGAGGTACGGCTCCGGCGCGGCTCCGACATCCTCGGCTCGCCGTGGGACACGACGGCGAACCCGACCCTGGAGGAGCTCGACGACGAGGCGGCCGTCGACGCCCCGGTCCTGGCGAAGCGCCTGGTGGTCGACCTGAACACGGTCGAGGGCGTCCCCGGCAAGATCGAGGGCATCGCCGTGGAGGGCTCCTCGACCCTGGTCCTCCTCAACGACAACGACTTCGGCATGACGGACGGCCCGGAGGCCTTCGACGCGAACGGCCGCCTGGTCGACAGCGACGTGGACACCACCCTGGTCCGCGTCCGTCTGCCGCACCGCCTGCGCTGA
- a CDS encoding class E sortase, with protein sequence MGAVRGGSPGKRRSRGRGPRSALVGVVAALVVGVTASAGCAGGGEGDRGAPTSTGAHGSVSVVPPVAAPPPTPSPAPSTSSAPSPREPVAAEISIPSIGVEDLDVLPYEGTTDDRAGTRIQDRGVAASPHGARGGVGPGEVGNYLVTAHRLSAGGPLRELPSVEVGDLVLVTAAGSVHTYEIVETRTTSFRSARSLAEQRAAVPGEPGEKPTRAMITLSTCATPEDNAAGNFWRDAQNNPEHRIDKIGVLTSTRPA encoded by the coding sequence ATGGGTGCCGTGCGTGGTGGGTCCCCGGGGAAGCGGCGGAGTCGCGGCCGAGGGCCGCGCTCGGCTCTGGTCGGCGTGGTCGCCGCCCTCGTCGTGGGCGTCACCGCCTCGGCCGGTTGCGCGGGCGGTGGCGAGGGCGATCGTGGTGCCCCCACGTCCACCGGAGCGCACGGGTCGGTATCGGTCGTACCCCCGGTCGCCGCCCCTCCCCCGACCCCCTCCCCCGCTCCCTCCACGTCCTCGGCTCCCTCTCCCCGCGAGCCCGTCGCCGCCGAGATCTCCATACCCTCGATCGGTGTCGAGGACCTGGACGTCCTGCCGTACGAGGGGACGACCGACGATCGCGCGGGCACCCGTATCCAGGACCGTGGCGTGGCGGCGAGTCCCCACGGCGCGCGCGGTGGTGTGGGGCCCGGCGAGGTCGGCAACTACCTGGTGACCGCCCACCGGCTCTCCGCCGGCGGGCCCCTGCGTGAGCTGCCCTCGGTCGAGGTGGGGGATCTGGTGCTCGTCACCGCTGCCGGCTCCGTCCACACCTACGAGATCGTCGAGACCCGGACCACGTCCTTCCGCTCGGCCCGCTCGCTCGCCGAGCAGCGGGCCGCCGTGCCGGGCGAGCCGGGCGAGAAGCCCACCCGGGCCATGATCACGCTGTCCACCTGCGCGACGCCCGAGGACAACGCGGCGGGCAACTTCTGGCGGGACGCCCAGAACAACCCCGAGCATCGCATCGACAAGATCGGCGTCCTGACGTCCACGCGTCCCGCCTAG